TCTGCAATATTGAATAACATCTTCAGGACTTGTATAGCAGTATGAAAATATAGATTTTTCAGGAAGTTTAATGCATGGAATAAATgctaattatgctaaatgtCTACACAAATTCAAAGATATTAAATGCAAGGAAAAGACATTTGAAAAAGTGTATGGGACACCGAATCTGCTAAACACTGTTGTTCATTTGTTTCCACCTAGTGGTTGAATTATTCCCTACAGACAGACTGGTGATTTACTGCACTTGGTAAGCTTCCACAGAAATAAATCCAAGTGCAGTAGGTCACCATTCTGTCAGTACTTCTACATGTACTCTGACTTGGACTTGATCAACCAGGAGGACTTCAGCTGATCTGAATAATTCACAACTCTGTTTATCTCCACCATTAGAACAAAGCTGCTGAAATGAGAGgtgaatatattgttttttgaaaacatGTCAAGAAAATGTAATGCTTACACTTTAACATCCTATGAAACCCCAGAGGACACCCCTTTGTTATACTATCTAATTTAAAATTACAGTTCAATATACAATATGTTGACATGACAGAAAGTATGGTTATACGtttattgttgtatttattcatttatttttctgtgaaaCAATTTCACAGAGAGGTCTGTGGTAAATCACCAGTTTTTGTATAAGAAATCCATCCCAAGTAGCAattatttcaaaacattttaaacctcCCCCATACCATACCCGACAATATCATATTTAACAAAACACAACTGCCCTGAATGTAGGGCATTGCTTGATACAAATTCCATCAGAAAGGCATTTTAACATTATTAACTCCTGCTTTAAGATGAACTAGTGCAGTGTCTGTTGAAAATGTGCCCGTTTGgtacgggccgattgcttggcctgtggtattgctgcttgtagaattcatgaaaaccaaattgtaccccagaattacttacagaaggatctcaaaccacttcatatgcaactttacctgacagagaacgctgcagattcagaatgtaatcacaaaatatcacaatgacaatgtggagtaatgtggcagggttggctcagtgggtagagcaggcgcacatataatTAGAGGTTTATGACTCGGCGCAgtggtccagggttcgaatccgacctgtgacaatttcctgcatgtcttccccctctttctcccctttctcacctaactgtcctgtcgaataaaggtggaaaaaacccaaaataatctttaaaaaaagaaaatgtggattAATCAGACATtaatggactcatggcagtgcgctacccaccCGGCCCGTTGTGAGAGCTACTAAACAGCACCtatctgcgttaatcaaccatcagaaccagagagagagagatcttgtGTCATATGAtcgttaacgaatttaacaTTTCTCTCTGTCCAAGGCGAATTTCTCCTTAGGGAGACTAATAAAGAGACTTTGACAGTagaggtgttaatttccatacaggtttagtggctgacagttaacggtgaagtaggggatttgattcacgtgggtattttggcgacagtaatgttattagttagcagtagacttaattaacctgGGTTGAATctgatgaaaagtgctgtgtctgcccggttcagctctgagattttctcgcattgcacagcgctgtgaaggaataatctgaAGCACCTTTTTTTCGCCAACCTTATTCCACATAACAGTCGCGATGaggtgtatttcacattttagctgccaaagctccgctgctttcttcgaccctctctgtctcttgtcCTGCACTCTGCTCAGtcaccctacagtcacattagctaccattcattttcaatgggggTGGCCGTTTGCCAGCTGCCACGAGCAAGACGGGGCCAAAATAGACAAGAAGTCTATTTTATTCAAATGCTGAGCGATGCGACAAAGCGACTGCCAAtcgagtgaaggcagcgtgagggcagggtgacgtatgtcagtggctcgagtcgaagaaaataattcaagatggcggaaaacgcttcaggacatcgtatttatgtatatatctgatatgtttggcattttatctcatatattttgttacttttattgAGAAATAactacttttaaatccaaaaacatcgttcttgtgacttgaCAATACCTTTGAAGTGGCTTGTAAGACTGGTTGAAGATAGCAccggaatttctgtttactgttgccaagcaaccaggagTAGGATAGGCACACCCAGGAGCGCCCACAAGCGAGTGCATGTCActctcttttgtagctaatgtgactgtagggtcaGTGTGCAGTGCGAGAGGGGGAGTAGCCAGCGGCTAGGGCAAAAGCCctatgtgtgcttcttttaccgatatatatttaacgatatcttttgcatttctaatccaaacaacgtcaaacttggcattGCACTTACTCGtacccgtagcaagacacctgtcaaatTTGAAATCCATtggactaacggttcgagagcTATGTGCataacacccacacagacagacagacagacagacgttcctgcaatttatagacagatagatagattaaAGCCTATTAGGGACTGTGACAAAGCAATGTAAAGTAATGGTTTGATCGTGATTACATTTCACGACTACCTTACATCAGTAAAAAGTATAACTGCTCTGAAATAACGCACTGCCAAAACTACTGTATGACATTCATTCTCAAAAGCaaccatattttattttattttaattattagaaAAGTTTTGGCACTTATTCCTGAATTCATCAGTCAATGAATTGGGAGAAACAACATACAAAATCAATTTGATCAAAATCTTGTAAAGAGTGAAATTACAAAAACCCATATATCCTCAGAAAAGACCAACAGGAAGCAAGTTAATATAAAGTGTCCATTACACTGCCGATGTGTCTTCATTCCTCCTCTTCAACTTCAAGGTTCCTCTGATTTCTTCATTGCCTTtagtgaaaaattaaaaaagaaacgtTAATGCAACATGTCATTAAGACAACAATATAAGGAGGGAAGGATGAACTCTTCACATACCTGTTTAAAAAGCTGAACACCAAGATAGTTCTTTGCCATGTTTCTCAGGCTGGACTTTCCCCCAACCTTGCATCTGACATAGCCATACAGGTTGGCCCATTGTAAAACCAAGCCCATGATTACCACAGCCTGAGGGGCACAAACAGGAATGAGACATGAACTAACAAATAGCAGCTAATCAGAcagaaataaaattgacttaacTTTCATAAACACTGAACTGACCAGCCATTTAATCTTGAAGGAGAAGATGGTGCTGAACACAAAAACGATCCAGAAGATGGGGCATACAATGAGTCCAAGCCAGAAGATCCGTGACTCAGCACCAGACGTTGCGTTTAGACTGTGTGtctgttaagaaaaaaaaatgcaacaagaTTTTGTTTCATGCTATTCAATAAAaatcagaaataaaaaaatgggtATAGTCTTTGGAAAATATGATATTTCTAAGAGAGGACAATGCAGCTGTTCTAAGTTACACTATTTGCAATTGTCCAATTGGGTCATGAAGCTACATTACATTGTAAAAAGGCTTTGCAAATGTTACACTGGCCCCTAAAAAATCACTGCAAGGTGTATTTAGCCTGTGAAATTGTAGCTGCACATATAGGAATGCAGTCAACTCTGTGTTACTTTTAACATCCCTGTATTTACTGAGATCTCTATTACTAGAGCTACTGTTGCTTGCTGCCAAGACCACATTTAGTGAAATTTAATAGAATGGACACATTATAATGGACACATTATAAGGCAGTTTATCTTACAAAGGatgttgttttttcaaatggGTCTTCCATTTGAGAAACCTTTATTAAGAAAACTTTATTGTTTTCTATTGAGCTGATAATAGCCCTTTGGCCTGCCAGTCCTTTTAGGAATGTATCTGATAAGCATCTGCTTACCTTCCTCGACTCAAATACCCAGTGGCTCTTTCCATCTTCATCCACTTGATTCCACCACCGAAGGCCCACTAACAATCTGCCAGATACATTCTGGGgtgtaaaacaaaaactatAAACAGCATGTAACTAAAGTTACAGTGGTTAGAAAATGAATCAGCAACAATTTGAGTGATTAcaattatattaaaataatcaattcaATCAATAATTCAATAACttgtcaagcaaaaatgccaaacattctctTGTAACAGCTTCTTTAATGTggttgtaaactgaatatagcTGGGGTTGGGACAACACATGCTATGTGTCACCTTGGGATGTGGGAAATTATAACAGCaactttttactgtttttttataaacattttTTGCAGCCCTACATGAAACACAAACAAGGAATTATGTATTAAACTGAAGcatgactagggctgggcaatatatcgatattatatcaatatcgtgatatgagactagatatcgtcttagattttagatatcgtaatatcgtgctatgacataagtgttgtcttttcctggttttaaagactgcattacagtaaagtgatgtcattttctgaacttaccagactgttgtaactgttctatcatttgcctttacccacttagtcatcgtatccacattactgatgattatttatcacaaatctcattgtgtacatattttgtgaaagcaccaatagtcaacactgcaatatcgttgcggtatcgctatcgaggtatttggtcaaaaatattgtgatatttgattttctccatatcgcccagcccgaCACAGGACCATTTATTCCCATAGTGGTCCTGTAGTTGAACATGCTCACCTTAACGGTCCAGAAGTCGCATGACAGCAGGAGGATGATGGTGACCATACAGGCAATGAAACGACTGCTGAAGATGTCACACAGTAAATAGACCAAGATGGCACTTGTTCGGAAGAAGAGATGGAAGAAAGAGGCCAGTGGATGTCTGAAACACAGGTTTTATTCTCCATAGTTAAAACAAAACCTTTTGGTCGGAACATGACAGTTACTTAGGAACAACAAAAGTAGCACAACTCACCTAATTTTGGACTTTCTTTGCCTGATGTCACCGTCATCTTCACCAAAAAGAGGAGCGTCTTGGGAGTcctgaaaacataaaaaaaaaaaaaaaaacattagcagGTTAAGCTAATGCTAACCTGCCAACAATCTGTTTCAACGGCTTAGTTTGACATTTCAATCTGAAAAGTCATGCATGTTAAAGTCTAAACTATCGCTTCAGACAAGTTGCGCTATACTCAGAACAAATACTGTTTCTAAGTAATTACTAAATCAAATTTAGGATCGATCACCTGTCTCAGCATGTTGACCATGGATGTAACAGAGATGTTGACACACACGGGATGTATTTCCTGGTGACGTGGATGTAAACAAAACCGTGTGCTAAGGACCCAAAGGAAGTGTGGCTTTAAATGTGCCTGACTCAAAAGTGCCAAACATATCAATCCagcccatagactgtaaatattaacagtctatgatccAGTCCAAATAAATAGCAATGTATATAATGGTGGAAGAAATAATCAGATATTTtaaaagtaagtaaaagtagctaTACCACAGTGTGAAACTTgtaataaagtaaaa
This window of the Sander lucioperca isolate FBNREF2018 chromosome 21, SLUC_FBN_1.2, whole genome shotgun sequence genome carries:
- the zgc:112148 gene encoding Golgi apparatus membrane protein TVP23 homolog B translates to MVNMLRQDSQDAPLFGEDDGDIRQRKSKIRHPLASFFHLFFRTSAILVYLLCDIFSSRFIACMVTIILLLSCDFWTVKNVSGRLLVGLRWWNQVDEDGKSHWVFESRKTHSLNATSGAESRIFWLGLIVCPIFWIVFVFSTIFSFKIKWLAVVIMGLVLQWANLYGYVRCKVGGKSSLRNMAKNYLGVQLFKQAMKKSEEP